One window of Papaver somniferum cultivar HN1 chromosome 9, ASM357369v1, whole genome shotgun sequence genomic DNA carries:
- the LOC113310446 gene encoding pheophorbide a oxygenase, chloroplastic-like, with the protein MALILSTTKIPLSKPLKFNQNPLFSIKALNFLPFLTPQTRTRSRSGRENSSSVKLRVATTDSSPSTSSSSNEEEDKEESTSSSSSSSFSWRGHWYPVSLIEDLDPSRPTPFQLLNREIVLWKDKLTGDWIAFDDKCPHRLAPLSEGRIDEDGNIQCSYHGWSFDKAGSCVRIPQASNEGPESRAVKSPRACAKKFPTLVSQGLLFVWPDENGWEKASSTKPAMLPDDFNSPEFSTVSIQRDLYYGYDTLMENVSDPSHIDFAHHKVTGRRDRAKPLPFKLESSGAWGFAGANEGNPRISTEFIAPCYYVNKIEIDTKLPIIGDQKWAIWICSFNIPMAPGKTRSIVCSARNFFQLTMPGNAWWQVTPRWFEHWTSNKVYDGDMIVLQGQEKVFLSSSDVNAEYTKITFTPTQADRFVLAFRNWLRRHGNNQPDWFGNTNNLQPPPSTTLSKRQMLDRFEQHTLICSSCRGAYTAFQTLQKVFIGAAVIFCSTSGIPSEIHLRIILGVLAFLSAGLAYVFHELEKNFVFVDYVHADID; encoded by the exons ATGGCATTAATTTTATCAACTACTAAAATCCCACTATCAAAACCCTTGAAATTCAACCAAAACCCTCTTTTTTCCATTAAAGCTCTCAACTTTTTGCCCTTTCTCACACCCCAGACAAGAACCAGAAGCAGAAGTGGAAGAGAGAATTCTTCTTCTGTTAAgttaagagttgctacaacagattcatcaccatcaacatcatcgtcttcaaatgaagaagaagataaagaagagagtacttcttcttcttcatcatctagttTTTCATGGAGAGGTCATTGGTATCCAGTTTCTCTAATTGAAGACTTAGATCCCAGTCGTCCAACTCCATTTCAACTTCTTAATCGTGAAATTGTGTTATGGAAAGATAAATTGACTGGTGATTGGATTGCTTTTGACGATAAATGTCCTCATCGCCTCGCTCCCCTCTCG GAAGGAAGGATAGATGAAGATGGGAATATACAGTGTTCATACCATGGATGGTCGTTTGATAAGGCTGGATCTTGTGTTAGAATACCACAAGCTTCAAATGAAGGACCAGAATCTCGCGCTGTCAAATCGCCAAGAGCTTGTGCTAAGAAGTTTCCAACACTGGTGTCTCAGGGTTTACTATTTGTTTGGCCTGATGAGAATGGGTGGGAGAAAGCTTCTTCAACTAAACCTGCAAT GTTGCCTGATGATTTTAATAGCCCTGAGTTTTCAACTGTATCGATTCAACGGGATCTTTACTATGGTTATGATACGCTAATGGAGAATGTCTCGGATCCTTCTCACATTGATTTTGCGCATCACAAG GTTACAGGGAGAAGAGACAGAGCCAAGCCTTTGCCATTTAAACTAGAGTCTAGCGGTGCATGGGGATTCGCTGGAGCCAATGAGGGGAACCCACGAATCAGTACGGAATTTATTGCTCCGTGTTATTATGTTAATAA AATTGAGATTGATACAAAACTCCCGATAATTGGTGATCAGAAGTGGGCAATATGGATTTGTTCATTCAATATACCAATGGCACCGGGGAAGACTCGTTCAATTGTTTGTAGTGCTCGAAACTTTTTCCAGTTGACGATGCCTGGGAATGCGTGGTGGCAG GTTACCCCGAGGTGGTTTGAGCACTGGACTTCAAATAAGGTTTATGATGGCGACATGATTGTTCTTCAGGGTCAAGAAAAAGTCTTTCTGTCTTCTTCTGATGTTAATGCCGAATACACAAAGATCACATTTACACCAACACAAGCTGACAGATTTGTCTTAGCTTTTAGAAATTGGCTGAGACGACATGGTAACAATCAACCTGACTGGTTTGGCAACACAAACAACCTTCAACCGCCACCTTCTACAACCTTGTCCAAACGCCAG ATGTTGGACAGGTTTGAGCAGCACACACTTATATGCTCGTCGTGTAGAGGAGCTTATACTGCATTCCAGACCTTGCAGAAAGTTTTCATAGGCGCCGCTGTAATTTTCTGCTCAACATCAGGGATCCCATCTGAGATACACCTTCGCATTATCCTGGGCGTACTTGCATTTCTAAGTGCTGGTTTGGCTTATGTGTTTCATGAGCTCGAGAAGAATTTTGTGTTTGTTGATTATGTACACGCAGACATTGATTAG